In Marivivens aquimaris, one genomic interval encodes:
- a CDS encoding DUF2291 family protein, whose amino-acid sequence MAMMDTSKQVKPKKPMTSWLLPLVAVVVIGAIAIDTKVVQIGSEEDGRAQAFNPDSYGAEQFPRIRDLIVERAPDAVTLANELAADKNAAIEAYGTKTAIGGIMPVTATGTLGEGRSGIYDLNVDGMPEGVRIRVQTGPAINGTDLRDMPGDIVFGEFTNQIEYQDAGSGINRAMAAEALSDLDRENLTGKTVEVTGAFTLINPKNWLITPVALEVQ is encoded by the coding sequence ATGGCCATGATGGACACTAGCAAGCAGGTCAAACCGAAGAAGCCGATGACAAGCTGGCTGCTTCCGCTTGTCGCTGTTGTTGTCATCGGCGCAATCGCGATTGATACCAAAGTTGTGCAGATCGGTTCCGAAGAAGACGGCCGCGCACAGGCCTTCAATCCGGACAGCTACGGTGCCGAACAGTTCCCCCGCATCCGCGACCTTATTGTTGAACGCGCACCCGATGCCGTGACCTTGGCCAACGAGCTGGCTGCAGACAAAAACGCTGCGATCGAAGCATACGGCACTAAGACCGCGATTGGTGGCATCATGCCCGTCACGGCGACCGGTACTCTGGGCGAAGGCCGCTCGGGCATCTATGACCTGAACGTCGACGGTATGCCGGAAGGTGTCCGTATCCGTGTCCAGACCGGCCCGGCGATCAACGGCACCGACCTGCGCGATATGCCGGGTGATATTGTTTTCGGTGAGTTTACCAACCAGATCGAATATCAGGACGCTGGCTCGGGTATTAACCGTGCGATGGCTGCCGAAGCTCTTTCGGATCTCGACCGCGAGAACCTGACCGGCAAGACCGTCGAAGTCACCGGCGCATTCACTCTCATCAACCCGAAGAACTGGCTGATCACGCCGGTCGCTCTCGAGGTGCAGTAA
- a CDS encoding FGGY-family carbohydrate kinase, whose translation MKRDIIVGIDAGTSVIKAVAFDLAGNQIAASAVRNKYTMGADGSATQSLGQTWDDCATALRGLTGKIEEFSERVAAVAVTAQGDGTWLIDDAGKPVCDAWLWLDARAAPTVEAIADGPTERARFEATGTGLNTCQQGSQLAHMDRHHPEILDRTATAFHCKDWLFFNLTGVRATDPSEASFTFGDFRNREYSDTVIEALGLSHRRDLLPQIVDGAQQTFPLSASAAEETGLPEGTPVSLGYVDMVMTALGAGVHTAGTAGAACSTIGSTGVHMRSVDSSDVHLNAEGTGYVICLPIPDRVTQVQTNMAATLNLDWALAMAEDLIAEMGERPSHSDLVARIDNWMAKSQAGRLVYHPYISEAGERGPFVDADARASFIGLNAGHRFPDIVRAVIESLGMAARDCYSAMGEMPTELRLTGGAARSASLRAVLAAALNTPVRVSFREEAGAAGCAMMAAVAIGAYSSMEDCIAEWTTPLLGEAEQPDQSLVETYNTLFETYRQSREALEPVWHRLAAQRDAKA comes from the coding sequence GTGAAACGCGACATCATCGTCGGCATCGACGCTGGTACGTCTGTGATCAAAGCCGTGGCTTTCGATCTTGCAGGGAACCAGATCGCGGCTTCTGCCGTCCGTAACAAATACACAATGGGTGCCGATGGTTCGGCGACCCAATCGCTGGGTCAGACGTGGGACGACTGCGCCACTGCGCTGCGCGGCCTCACCGGCAAAATCGAAGAATTCTCCGAGCGCGTCGCCGCCGTTGCCGTCACCGCCCAAGGCGATGGCACCTGGCTGATCGACGACGCAGGCAAGCCCGTTTGTGACGCTTGGCTTTGGCTCGATGCCCGAGCGGCCCCGACGGTCGAAGCGATTGCCGACGGTCCGACCGAACGCGCCCGCTTCGAGGCGACAGGCACCGGCCTGAACACCTGCCAGCAGGGTTCGCAGCTGGCACATATGGATCGACACCACCCCGAAATTCTGGACCGCACCGCGACGGCATTCCACTGCAAGGACTGGCTTTTCTTCAACCTGACCGGTGTTCGGGCGACTGACCCATCGGAGGCCAGCTTCACATTTGGCGATTTCCGCAACCGCGAATACAGCGACACCGTGATCGAGGCTCTTGGCCTGTCCCACCGCCGCGATCTACTGCCGCAAATCGTCGACGGCGCACAGCAGACGTTCCCGCTGTCAGCCAGCGCGGCAGAGGAAACCGGTCTGCCTGAAGGCACGCCCGTTTCGCTGGGTTACGTCGATATGGTGATGACCGCTCTCGGCGCTGGTGTGCATACCGCTGGCACCGCCGGCGCTGCCTGTTCGACCATCGGCTCCACCGGCGTTCATATGCGCTCGGTCGACTCGAGTGACGTTCACTTGAACGCCGAGGGCACGGGATACGTCATCTGTCTGCCGATCCCTGATCGCGTCACGCAGGTGCAGACCAACATGGCCGCGACGCTTAACCTCGATTGGGCGCTGGCAATGGCCGAAGATCTGATCGCGGAAATGGGCGAGCGCCCTTCGCATTCGGACCTCGTGGCCCGCATCGACAACTGGATGGCGAAATCCCAAGCTGGGCGTCTGGTTTACCATCCCTACATTTCCGAAGCTGGCGAACGCGGCCCGTTTGTGGACGCCGACGCTCGTGCGAGCTTCATTGGCCTGAACGCTGGTCATCGCTTCCCCGACATCGTTCGCGCGGTGATCGAGAGCCTCGGCATGGCGGCGCGTGATTGCTACAGCGCGATGGGCGAGATGCCGACCGAGCTTCGCCTCACCGGCGGCGCGGCACGTTCCGCATCGCTGCGGGCCGTGTTGGCAGCTGCTCTCAACACCCCCGTCCGCGTATCGTTCCGCGAAGAAGCGGGCGCCGCTGGTTGCGCCATGATGGCTGCTGTTGCGATCGGCGCCTACTCGTCGATGGAAGACTGCATCGCGGAATGGACTACGCCGCTGCTGGGCGAAGCCGAGCAGCCCGACCAGTCGCTGGTCGAAACATACAACACTCTTTTTGAAACCTATCGCCAGTCGCGCGAAGCGCTCGAACCGGTCTGGCACCGGCTCGCTGCTCAGCGTGACGCAAAGGCTTAA
- a CDS encoding glycerol-3-phosphate dehydrogenase: MTVIQEVDLFVIGGGINGAGFARDAAGRGLKVAMCEKDDLAEGTSSRSGKLVHGGLRYLEYYEFRLVREALIEREVLLNAAPHIIWPLRFVLPHSPQDRPAWLVRLGLFMYDHLGGRKKLPGTRTLNLRRDPEGAPIMDQYKRGFEYSDCWVDDARLVTLNALDAAQRGATILTRSPAVTARREDGKWHVTTQNTVTGEKREFIAKVLVNAAGPWVTDVLTRVAGANSSRNVRLVKGSHIIVKKFWEGPHSYLVQNHDKRVIFINAYEGDKALIGTTDIAYEGRAEDVTCEDREIEYLLDCVNRYFKEKLRKEDVLETFSGVRPLFDDGKGNPSAVTRDYVFDLDETGGAPLLNIFGGKITTFRELAERGMHRIAKFFPNMKGDWTADAVLPGGDMENADYDLFRETIKAKYPWMPRELREYYGRRYGTLVDKIVGSATSLDGLGRHFGGFLYEAEARYLVANEWAMTAEDILWRRTKHRLNLSDAQQAAFEEWFVSNSAEAA, from the coding sequence ATGACCGTTATTCAGGAAGTAGATCTTTTTGTCATCGGCGGCGGCATCAACGGTGCCGGTTTTGCGCGCGACGCTGCAGGTCGCGGACTGAAAGTCGCCATGTGTGAAAAGGACGACCTCGCCGAAGGTACGTCGTCGCGCTCGGGCAAGCTCGTCCACGGTGGCCTTCGCTACCTCGAATATTACGAATTCCGTCTTGTCCGCGAAGCGCTGATCGAACGCGAAGTGCTACTGAACGCCGCGCCGCACATTATTTGGCCGCTGCGGTTCGTGCTGCCGCATTCGCCACAGGACCGTCCGGCATGGCTCGTTCGTCTCGGCCTGTTCATGTACGATCACCTCGGCGGCCGTAAGAAACTGCCGGGCACCCGCACGCTGAACCTTCGCCGCGATCCCGAAGGCGCGCCGATCATGGATCAGTACAAGCGCGGCTTTGAATATTCGGATTGCTGGGTGGATGACGCTCGCCTCGTGACGCTGAATGCTCTGGACGCAGCGCAGCGCGGCGCAACGATCCTTACCCGCTCGCCCGCAGTCACCGCACGCCGCGAAGACGGCAAGTGGCACGTCACCACGCAAAACACCGTGACCGGCGAGAAGCGTGAATTCATCGCCAAGGTTCTGGTCAACGCTGCCGGTCCGTGGGTGACCGACGTTCTCACTCGCGTTGCTGGTGCCAATTCCAGCCGTAACGTCCGCCTCGTCAAAGGCTCGCACATCATCGTCAAGAAGTTCTGGGAAGGCCCGCACAGCTACCTTGTCCAGAACCACGACAAGCGCGTGATCTTCATCAACGCCTACGAAGGCGACAAGGCTCTGATCGGCACGACTGACATCGCTTACGAAGGCCGCGCTGAAGACGTGACCTGTGAAGATCGCGAAATCGAATACCTGCTGGATTGCGTGAACCGCTACTTCAAGGAAAAGCTCCGCAAGGAAGACGTGCTGGAGACCTTCTCGGGCGTGCGTCCGCTATTCGATGACGGCAAGGGCAACCCCTCTGCCGTGACCCGCGACTACGTGTTCGACCTCGACGAGACTGGCGGCGCACCGCTGCTGAACATCTTCGGCGGCAAGATCACCACGTTCCGCGAACTGGCCGAGCGCGGTATGCACCGCATCGCCAAGTTCTTCCCGAATATGAAGGGCGACTGGACTGCTGACGCCGTCCTTCCTGGCGGCGACATGGAAAACGCCGACTACGATCTGTTCCGCGAGACTATCAAAGCGAAATACCCGTGGATGCCGCGCGAACTGCGCGAATACTACGGTCGCCGCTACGGTACGCTGGTCGACAAGATCGTCGGTAGCGCCACGTCGCTCGATGGCTTGGGCCGTCACTTCGGTGGCTTCCTCTATGAGGCCGAAGCCCGTTACCTCGTGGCCAATGAATGGGCCATGACCGCCGAGGATATCCTCTGGCGCCGCACCAAACATCGACTGAACCTCTCGGATGCCCAGCAGGCTGCGTTCGAGGAGTGGTTCGTCTCCAACTCTGCCGAGGCCGCATAA
- a CDS encoding sugar phosphate isomerase/epimerase family protein has protein sequence MALSLSLNTNPLVNRFADPADLIETTARDLRIRDLQLTHEFINPSWQAPVIRRLTREMDLACQRTGVRCTSGMTGPYGRLNHFGHPDPDVRQYYVDWFKTFADIIGDLGGKSVGTQFAIFTYKDYDDPARREELINIAIDCWAEVAEHAKGAGLDYVYWEPMSVGREFGETIAECMKLQDRLTAADMAIPMWMMADIDHGDVTSSNPDDTDPYAWARAVPKVSPIIHIKQSMMDKSGHRPFTAEFNAKGAIQPEPLLKAFAEGGAVDNEICLELSFKEREPNDRQVIPAIAESIAFWAPHIDTGADDLKI, from the coding sequence ATGGCACTTTCCCTCTCTCTCAATACCAATCCGTTGGTAAACCGTTTTGCGGACCCGGCAGACCTTATCGAGACCACGGCGCGCGACCTGCGCATCCGTGATCTTCAGCTGACACACGAGTTCATCAATCCCAGCTGGCAGGCTCCGGTGATCCGCCGCCTGACCCGCGAGATGGACCTTGCCTGTCAGCGCACCGGCGTGCGTTGTACGTCCGGCATGACCGGCCCTTACGGCCGTCTGAACCACTTCGGCCACCCCGATCCCGATGTGCGCCAGTACTACGTCGACTGGTTCAAGACCTTCGCCGACATCATCGGTGATCTCGGCGGCAAATCGGTCGGCACTCAATTCGCGATCTTCACCTACAAGGACTACGACGATCCCGCCCGCCGCGAAGAGCTGATCAACATCGCCATCGATTGCTGGGCCGAAGTTGCCGAGCACGCGAAAGGCGCTGGCCTCGACTATGTCTACTGGGAGCCGATGTCGGTAGGCCGCGAATTCGGTGAAACGATTGCCGAGTGCATGAAGCTTCAGGACCGTCTGACCGCAGCGGATATGGCGATCCCGATGTGGATGATGGCCGATATCGACCACGGTGACGTCACCTCGTCCAACCCCGACGATACCGATCCCTATGCGTGGGCTCGCGCTGTGCCGAAGGTCAGCCCGATCATCCACATCAAACAGTCGATGATGGACAAATCCGGCCACCGTCCGTTCACCGCAGAGTTCAACGCCAAAGGCGCTATCCAGCCCGAGCCGCTGCTGAAGGCATTTGCCGAAGGCGGTGCCGTCGATAACGAAATCTGCCTTGAGCTGTCCTTCAAGGAACGCGAGCCGAACGACCGTCAGGTCATTCCCGCCATCGCGGAAAGCATTGCATTCTGGGCCCCGCACATCGACACAGGTGCAGACGACCTCAAGATCTGA
- a CDS encoding iron-containing alcohol dehydrogenase → MPAFAFATANEIVFGRGKARQAPPRIASLGRSVFVVTGGNTARSEWLLDALVAEGCELRTFAVSKEPDVDTILHGVEAAKGCNVVVAIGGGAVIDAGKAIAAIVPASRDLMDHLEVVGKGLPLDNPPLPFVAMPTTSGTGAEVTKNAVIDVPEHKRKVSLRDNRMLADIAIIDPALTDDCPKAVTLASGLDAITQVIEPYICTRANPMTDALCRDAIPRGLKAIQLLMEREDTAAREDMALVSLFGGLALANAGLGVVHGLAGPLGGLTGAPHGAICGALLPHGLAMNLSADPQNSRIAEVIRWIADAFGSTEDNALAALTNWSRENGLKGLDDMGISQDVREAAAKAAETSSSMKANPVRLTYEQLIALMENAR, encoded by the coding sequence ATCCCAGCTTTCGCCTTCGCTACTGCTAACGAAATCGTCTTCGGGCGGGGCAAGGCGCGGCAAGCTCCTCCACGGATCGCCTCATTGGGGCGGTCCGTTTTTGTTGTGACGGGTGGAAATACGGCGCGGAGCGAATGGCTTCTTGATGCGCTGGTGGCTGAGGGCTGCGAGCTCCGGACATTTGCCGTGTCGAAAGAACCGGATGTCGACACCATCCTGCACGGTGTCGAGGCCGCCAAAGGATGCAATGTCGTTGTCGCCATCGGCGGCGGCGCCGTGATCGACGCAGGCAAAGCGATTGCCGCAATCGTGCCCGCAAGTCGCGATCTGATGGACCATCTCGAAGTCGTCGGGAAAGGTCTGCCGCTCGACAACCCGCCCCTGCCCTTTGTCGCGATGCCGACGACGTCGGGAACGGGCGCCGAAGTTACAAAAAACGCGGTCATCGACGTGCCCGAGCATAAGCGCAAAGTCAGTCTGCGCGACAATCGCATGCTTGCGGACATTGCCATCATTGACCCCGCACTGACGGACGATTGTCCCAAGGCGGTCACTCTGGCCTCCGGCCTTGATGCTATCACGCAGGTTATCGAGCCCTACATCTGCACGCGCGCGAACCCGATGACCGATGCGCTGTGCCGCGATGCGATTCCGCGCGGGCTGAAGGCAATCCAATTACTGATGGAACGCGAAGACACCGCTGCACGCGAAGACATGGCATTGGTCAGTCTATTCGGCGGATTGGCTTTGGCGAATGCTGGCCTCGGCGTTGTCCATGGTCTCGCGGGTCCATTGGGCGGACTGACGGGCGCGCCGCACGGTGCGATCTGCGGCGCTCTGCTGCCGCATGGGTTGGCCATGAACCTTAGCGCCGATCCGCAGAACTCGCGTATTGCCGAAGTCATCCGCTGGATTGCGGACGCGTTCGGCTCGACCGAAGATAACGCGCTCGCCGCACTCACCAATTGGTCACGGGAAAACGGCCTCAAGGGACTCGACGATATGGGCATCTCGCAGGACGTGCGTGAGGCGGCAGCAAAAGCTGCCGAAACATCGTCGTCAATGAAGGCCAATCCCGTACGACTTACGTATGAGCAATTGATAGCCCTTATGGAAAATGCGCGCTAA
- a CDS encoding sugar-binding transcriptional regulator, producing MAKERQISDNEHSLAIRAAWLHYVGGLTQAAVAKRLGVASVKAHRLISKAVAEGAVKVSIDGDIVECIELEEQLCKKYNLQSCDIAPDLGEDGMPIRALSLAGASRLRRWLEAGKHDMIGIGHGRTLAAAVRAMPNFETKELRFVSLLGGLTRNFSANPHDVMHLLAEKTGARAYVMPVPFFANTAHDRQVLLSQNGVREVFELAENSSLKIVGVGTVDTDTQLVNSGMIEQDEITQIANAGAAGELLGHFFAEDGSVLETTLTSRTLAVSMEKGKTDRIVALAGGPSKVKAIRAVLRSGRLSGLITDEQTARALL from the coding sequence ATGGCCAAAGAACGTCAGATCTCGGACAACGAGCACAGCCTCGCGATCCGTGCCGCTTGGCTGCACTATGTCGGTGGCCTCACGCAGGCTGCAGTTGCCAAACGCCTCGGTGTGGCGTCGGTCAAAGCCCACCGCCTGATCTCCAAGGCCGTTGCCGAAGGCGCTGTCAAAGTGTCGATCGACGGCGACATCGTGGAGTGCATCGAGCTCGAAGAACAGCTCTGCAAAAAGTACAACCTCCAGAGCTGTGACATCGCGCCGGACCTCGGTGAAGACGGAATGCCGATCCGCGCCCTGTCGCTCGCCGGCGCGTCGCGCCTGCGCCGCTGGCTTGAAGCGGGCAAGCACGACATGATCGGTATCGGCCATGGACGGACGCTTGCCGCCGCAGTGCGCGCCATGCCGAATTTCGAAACCAAGGAATTGCGTTTCGTATCGCTGCTCGGCGGCCTGACGCGCAATTTCTCAGCCAACCCTCACGACGTCATGCATCTGCTGGCCGAGAAAACTGGCGCGCGTGCCTACGTCATGCCGGTACCGTTCTTTGCCAATACGGCGCACGACCGTCAGGTTCTGCTTTCGCAGAATGGCGTGCGCGAGGTGTTCGAGCTGGCTGAGAATTCATCGCTCAAGATTGTTGGCGTCGGTACGGTCGATACAGACACCCAGTTGGTCAATTCCGGCATGATCGAACAGGACGAAATTACCCAGATCGCAAATGCCGGAGCGGCGGGCGAACTTCTCGGCCACTTCTTTGCCGAAGACGGGTCTGTACTGGAAACGACCCTGACCTCTCGTACGCTCGCAGTGTCGATGGAGAAGGGCAAAACCGACCGCATTGTCGCGCTGGCCGGCGGCCCTTCGAAGGTCAAAGCGATCAGGGCTGTCCTGCGCTCCGGCCGCCTGTCCGGCCTCATCACCGACGAGCAGACCGCGCGGGCGCTGCTGTAA
- a CDS encoding O-acetylhomoserine aminocarboxypropyltransferase/cysteine synthase family protein encodes MTDQPLGLQTLAVHAGAEPDPATGARQVPIYQSTSYVFKDADHAARLFNLEEVGYIYSRLTNPTVNALAARVAALEGGAGAVCCSSGHAAQIMALFPLMGPGCNVVSSSRLYGGTITQFSQTIRRFGWEAKFVDTDDLHAVKAAIDENTRAIFCETIANPGGYITDLDAMAKIADEAGVPLIVDNTTATPFLCRPIEHGATLVVHSATKYLTGNGTVTGGVVVDSGKFDWSASDKFPSLSQPEPAYHGLNFHGALGAMAFTFHSIAVGLRDLGMTMNPQGAHYTLMGIETLGLRMERHVQNAKAVAEWLENDPRVEGVTYAGLASSPSYERGQRIVPNGAGALFTVAVKGGYDACVKLVDSLKLLSHVANLGDTRSLIIHPASTTHRQLEEEQQIKAGAGPNVVRISIGIEDVQDIIADLDQGLSAATA; translated from the coding sequence ATGACCGACCAACCTTTGGGCCTGCAAACTCTCGCTGTTCACGCAGGCGCTGAACCCGACCCCGCCACCGGCGCACGTCAGGTTCCGATTTATCAATCTACATCATACGTTTTCAAGGATGCCGATCACGCCGCGCGTTTGTTCAACCTCGAAGAGGTCGGCTACATCTATTCCCGACTGACGAACCCGACTGTGAATGCTCTCGCCGCTAGGGTTGCCGCCCTCGAAGGCGGCGCAGGAGCGGTCTGCTGTTCATCTGGCCATGCGGCGCAGATCATGGCGCTCTTCCCGCTGATGGGACCTGGCTGCAACGTTGTGTCCTCGTCGCGCCTCTATGGCGGTACGATCACGCAATTCAGCCAGACGATCCGCCGCTTCGGATGGGAGGCAAAGTTTGTCGACACAGACGACCTTCATGCCGTCAAAGCCGCGATCGACGAGAATACGCGCGCCATTTTCTGTGAAACCATCGCCAACCCTGGTGGCTACATCACCGACCTCGATGCAATGGCAAAAATTGCTGACGAGGCTGGCGTCCCACTGATCGTAGACAACACGACGGCCACTCCTTTCCTGTGCCGCCCGATCGAACACGGCGCGACGCTGGTCGTCCATTCGGCGACCAAGTACCTGACCGGCAATGGCACGGTCACCGGCGGCGTGGTCGTTGACTCCGGTAAATTCGACTGGTCCGCGTCGGACAAATTCCCGTCCCTCTCGCAGCCCGAACCTGCTTATCACGGCTTGAACTTCCATGGCGCTCTTGGAGCCATGGCCTTCACGTTTCACTCCATCGCTGTCGGCCTTCGCGATCTTGGCATGACGATGAACCCGCAGGGCGCACACTACACATTGATGGGCATCGAGACGCTCGGCCTGCGAATGGAGCGCCACGTCCAGAACGCAAAAGCAGTCGCCGAATGGCTCGAGAATGATCCTCGCGTGGAAGGTGTCACTTACGCTGGTCTGGCGAGCTCTCCCTCTTACGAGCGCGGCCAACGGATCGTCCCGAATGGCGCGGGTGCGCTGTTCACGGTCGCGGTCAAAGGCGGATACGATGCCTGCGTAAAGCTGGTGGACAGTTTGAAGCTGTTGAGCCACGTCGCAAATCTCGGCGACACACGTAGCCTCATCATCCACCCTGCCTCGACCACGCACCGCCAGCTGGAAGAAGAACAGCAAATCAAAGCTGGAGCTGGTCCGAACGTCGTGCGGATATCGATCGGGATCGAGGATGTTCAGGACATCATCGCGGATCTTGATCAGGGTTTGAGTGCTGCGACGGCCTGA